The DNA region GCTCCAACAGCTGGTAGCGCTCCTCAGCCAACGGATACGGGCGGGCATAGCCCGCGAGGAACGCTTGCAACGGCAGGCCGAGGAAGCTCGCCAGCCGCTCCGCCTCATCGCGGCCGATCAGCGGCTGCCAGCGCCGGCAGCAGACGCCGCAACGGAAGCAGGGGATCGCCTCCTCGTCGGTGAAGCGGCCGAGTCCCGTGTCGAAGCTACGTTGAGACTCCGCGGCATGAAGGATGATGCGCATCGCTGCCCATCCGCCGGCTCACGGCTTGCTTTCCCCATGTAGTGTCGCGCGCGGCGCTTGCTTCGGGCCACCACCTCTGTCCGGGGATCTCCCGATTGCCGGTGACCGCCGCGGCGCTGATACACTGACGCCGATCACGGGGTTTCCAGCCCCACGCGGCGGTAAGGATGCCATGCCGATCTATGAGTACGCCTGCGAACACTGCGGTGACCGCTTCGAGAAGCTACGGCCGATGAGCGCCGCCGGCCAGCCCGTGCCATGTCCCGCCTGCGGCCGTCCGGCAGGCCCGCTCGTCTCGCGCCTTTCACGCGTGACCGGCGCCGAGGAAGGCGCCGGCGACGCGGACCTGGGCGCGGAGCCACCGGCGATGCCCGGTCACTCGCACGGCCACGGTCATTCCCATGGACCGGGCGGCCACATGCACTGAGACGGAGCGCAGCATGCCTGACTGGCTCAAGCGTCTGACCGCGCGCGGCGCACCGGTGAACGACGTGCCCGTGGCCGTTGCAGCGCCGCCGAAGCCGCCGACCTTCAAAGCCGAGTTCGCTCCGGCCTTCGCGACGAAGCTCGCCGTGGACAGCGCCGGCGCGCCCGGGCGCGCCGGCGCCGAAGCGCTCTATCAGAAGTGGGCGGCGCGCTGGCAGGAGTTCTGAGAACCGGTCGGCACGGGCGGTCTGCCCGTCCGCGGCGAGCTGCTCGCTTTCTGGGACGCGGGTCCGTCTCCGTCCGACGAGACCGTCGCGGCCTGGCAGACCGCCGGCTGGCGCGTGGCATTGGGCGTCGAGCTGGTGGCGCACCTGGAGCCGGTGCTCGATATCGACCGCTGCCGAGTCGGTTTTTGTGCCGAGTCCGAGGAGTTGGCGGCCGAATTCGTCAAGCTGATCGACGTCGAGAATCTTGAGGCGCGGCAGCGGCGGGCGCACCCGTCCGGCGTCGCCCAGCGCCTCGCCTGCGACGTGCTGCTGCCGCTGCGCCCGGACGCGCCCGACGATGAGGTCGACAACGCGATCGTGGCCGCCGTCAAGGCCTCGCACACGATCTTGTGCCCGGCCGGATTGCGCCCGCGGCCGGAGTAAGGCGGGCGGGGTCAGTGGCGCCGTGCCGGCGTCGCGGTAGTGCTGGTCCCACCGTTCCGGCGCGCGTGCAGCAGCAGCCAGTACTCCAGCGAATCGGCCAGCGCCAGCCATGACGCCTCGATGATGTCCGTCGAACAGCCGACCGTGCGCCAGATCTCCTCGCCGTCGCTGGACTCGATCAGCACGCGCGTCGAGGCCGCCGTGCCCGTGTTGCCGTCCAGGATGCGGACCTTGTAGTCGAGCAGGTGCACGCGACCGATCTCAGGATAGAAGTCGGCCAGCGCCTTGCGCACCGCGGCATCGAGCGCGTTGACCGGGCCGTTGCCCTCGGCGGCGGTGT from Dehalococcoidia bacterium includes:
- a CDS encoding YkgJ family cysteine cluster protein, with the translated sequence MRIILHAAESQRSFDTGLGRFTDEEAIPCFRCGVCCRRWQPLIGRDEAERLASFLGLPLQAFLAGYARPYPLAEERYQLLEREGGCTFLREEDGRAGCAVHEARPQACRDWDASLSRRECLDGLRKLGDGRDPVAVLPLFDGPEAPAFVRHLRRLRRLPPTE
- a CDS encoding zinc ribbon domain-containing protein, translated to MPIYEYACEHCGDRFEKLRPMSAAGQPVPCPACGRPAGPLVSRLSRVTGAEEGAGDADLGAEPPAMPGHSHGHGHSHGPGGHMH